Genomic DNA from Candidatus Poribacteria bacterium:
GCGCTAGTCCTGGTAGGCGCCTCCGCGCTTCACCACTTGCAGGATGTGGATGACTTGGAGCGAGTCATTGATCGAATAAATGATCCGGTAGGCTCCGACGCGAACACGATAGACGCCTTCCTCTCCGACGAGCTTCTTGGTCCCGCGCGGGCGAGGCGCGTCGACGAGTTCTCGGATTCTCTTGCGGATGCGTTGCTGGATGTCCTGAGGAAGGTCACGGATCTCTTGGGTGGCGGCCGCCTTAATCCGGAGCTGATGCGCCACGCCGAGCCTCCTCCGCATCGAGCTCCGCCTCAAAGTCCTCCCACAAGATGTCCGGCTCCTTCATGCGCTCACGGGCAGTGAGAACGTCTTCGATGTCCTCCCAGAGCTCCGCCCATTCGCGCAAGTCGATGACGACGGCGGTTCGTGTCCCCGTGTCGTCCACGACATACTGAATGCCTTTCATCTCGTTCTCCTTGTGGCTGCATGGTAACACAGCCGCATCGTCTCGGCTAACTCGCGGAGCAGGTCCGCCAGCAACAGGTTCAGATGCCAGACCGTGACCGCGACGAATCCCCACCGCCGTCGCTTCCGCCGACTGGTTAGGTCGAGCGCTCACGCGCGGGTGAGAGTTCCGCAGAACTTGGCGGGAATACAGCTTTGGATAGCACCGCGCGACCGGAAGTCAAGCGGTTTTGCGTCATTCGGCTCATTTGGCAATGAATCGAACCTAGGGCATTATTGGGTCGAACCCCCCGACCCCGCGGAAGAGAGGATGTCGTGAATCCCAGCCCCGTCCGCGTCCGATTCGCACCGTCGCCCACCGGATACCTCCACATCGGTGGAGCCCGCACCGCCCTGTTCAACTGGCTCTACGCGCGTCACTACGGCGGGACCTTCATCCTGCGGATCGACGACACGGACGAGCAACGCAGCACGGAAGCCTCCACCGCCGCCATCTTCGACGCGATGCGCTGGCTCGGTCTCGATTGGGACGAGGGTCCCGACGTCGGCGGGCCCCACGAGCCCTACTTCCAGTCGGAACGCGTCGCGCGCCATCAGGAATGCGCGCGGAGGCTCCTCGACGAGGGTTCCGCCTACTACTGCTACTGCACCAAGGACGAACTCGAAGCCAAGCGCAAAGAGGCGGAGCAAGCCAAGCGCCCGTATCGCTACGACGGAAGATGCCGCGACCTCACCGCCGACGAGCGCGCCGCGTTCGAGCGGGAGGGCAGAACGCGCGTCGTGCGCCTCAAGGTCGAGAGCCAGACGATCCGCGTCCCCGACCTCGTCCTGGGCGACGTCGTCTTCGAGGCGAACACCCTCGACGACTTCATCATCATGAGGCACAACTTCACGCCCCTCTACAACTACAGCTCCGCCATCGACGACGAAGACCTGGCGATCACCCACGTCATCCGAGGGCAGGACCACCTCTCGAACACGCCCAAGCAGATCCTCATCTGCCGGGCGCTGGGCATCGAGCCGCCTCAGTTCGCCCACATCCCGATGGTCCACAACATGCAGGGGCAGAAACTCAGCAAGCGCGACGGCGCGGTGTCCGTGAGCGAGTACCGCGAGATGGGCTACCTGCCCGATGCGATGGTCAACTACCTCGTGCGCCTATCCTGGTCGGCGGACGGCGTCGAGGAAGTGTTCACGGTCGATGAGCTCGTGCGGAAGTTCGACCTGGACCGCGTCGGGAGGAGCCCCAGCCGCTTCGACCCGCAGAAGCTGCTCTGGCTCAACAGCCAGTACATCGCCCGCCGCTCTGTCTCCGAGCGCACCGACATGGCGGTTCCCTTCCTCGAAGGAGCGGGGCTGAACCTTTCCGGCGTCCCGCGCGCGGAGCTCGAACAGATCGTCGAGTCGGTCGGCGACCGGCTTCGCACGCTGCCGGACATCGTCACCTACACGAGCTACTTCTTCGACGACGACTACGCCTACGACGATGCCGCCGTCAAGAAGTGGTTCAAGGCGGCAGACGCGCTCGACGTCCTGACCCAGGCGGCGGACTTCATCGAGACGGTCGAGCCGTTCGACGCGGCGACGGTCGAGGCGCGCGTCTCGGAATGGGTCGGAACGCTGGACGCCAAGCCGATCCAGGTTCTCCAGCCGCTCCGCGTCGCCGTGACGGGTCGGATGGTCGGACCCGGGCTCTACGAAGTGCTCGCGTTGCTGGGCAGGAGCCGCGTCGTCGAGCGCCTGCGCCGCGCCGCCGAGCGGATCCGACTGGCTTGGCGCGTTCCCTGACGGTCCGGACTCGGCGGATGGCTTCTGTGGTACACTGCTCACGAAGGGGCCTCACGATGAAAGGCGTCCACTTCATCGTTGACGAGAAAGGAAAACCGAGGTCTGTCGTCATCGACCTGTGGGGCGAGTTGTGGGAAGACGTCTACGACACGATGCTGTCCGAGTCGAACGAGACGGACAGCCCACTGCCGTGGGAGGAAGTCAAGGAACGGCTGATGCGGCAGGCGAAATCCCGCGCCCAACTACAGCCTGCGAGTTGAGCGAGCCGTCGAACGCGACCGGCGCAGCCCGCGACTGGCACACGGAGCTCGCCGCCTTCCGCGACTTCGGGACCCCGACCCGCATCACGGAAACGCGCGTCGACGACGCTTGCGTTCCCACCTACATCAACGAGTTTTGGACGTCAAAGCAGCGCGCCGCGCACAGCCTCCACGAAGTCTCCTACCGCGCGTGCTTCAAGCCGCAGTTGCCCCGGTTCTTCCTTGAACGCCTCTCAGCACCCGGCGATGTCGTCTACGACCCCTTCATGGGACGCGGGACGACGCTCCTCGAAGCCGCCCTGCGCGGACGCGTCCCCTTCGGCTGCGACATCAACCCGCTGAGCCGCCTGCTGATCCGTCCCCGCCTGAACCCTCCGACGCTCGACGCCGTCATTGACCGGCTCCGCGACATCCCGCTCGTGCCGACGGAACCGCTCCCGTCCGACCTGCTGGTGTTCTACCACCCCGACACGCTCGCTGAGATCGTCGCGCTGCGGCAATACCTCCTACGGTCGGACGGCGATCCGGTCGACGACTGGATTCGCATGGTCGCCGTGAACCGTCTCACGGGGCATTCGCCGGGGTTCTTCTCGGTCTACACGCTGCCGCCGAATCAGGCGGTATCCGTCGAGTCGCAGGCGAAGATCAACGCGCGGCGGAACCAGACGCCCCCGCGCCGCTCCGTTCCCGAGCTCATCCTGCGGAAGTCGCGCTCGCTGCTGAGCCGGACAGACGCGGGAACGCGTGAGCGGCTTGCGTCCGTCGCGGGACATGTCCGCCTGCTGACGGGCGACTGCGCAGTGACGCCGGAGATATCGTCGGACAGCGTCCGCCTGATCGTGACCTCGCCGCCGTTTCTGGATATCGTGGACTACGCCCAGGACAACTGGCTCCGCTGCTGGTTCTGCGACATCGACGCGGATCGCGTCCCGATGCGCCTCTACCGGCGGCTAGAGGATTGGCAGGAGGCGATGACGGGCGCGTTCCGGGAGTTGCGTCGCGTGCTGGTTCCGGGCGGGCATGTCGCCTTCGAGGTGGGCGAGGTGCGGGGCGGCTCCGTCCGGCTCGAAGAGACCGTCGTGCGATGCGGATTCGACGCCGGGATGGAGCCGGTTCTCGTCCTCATCAACGACCAGGAGTTCACCAAGACGGCGAACGTCTGGGGCGTGGACAACCGGCGAAAGGGCACGAACACGAACCGCGTCGTCGTCCTGCGCAAGCCTGCCTGAGCTCCCCGCCGCCATTGCGTTGATCGGCATTCAACCGGCTGATAGAATCCGTGGTACAGACACCGACCCGAACCGGAAGAAGGTATGGTCCACGACACCCTCGAAATCGGGGCTGGAGACGGGCGCTTCGCAGAGAAGTACCTGCCTGACGCGGTTGTGACCGATGGGGATTCGGGGAAGGCGCACAACGCCGGTATTGACGTCATCTGTCGAGCAGAGGAGTTGTCGTTTCTCGACAACGCGTTCCAGAAGGTCGTCGCTGTGAATCCGTATGAGTTCGGGTTCCGAGACGAACAGGGTGCAACCTCTCTGCTTACCAGCGTAGGGCAAGTACTCAGACAGGGCGGTCTGTTCAACATCTATGCGAGTGGGGCGAATCCCCATTGTCAGAGGGCGAAAGTCGCCAGATTCGCTCCGGCGCTAGGCTTCGCCGTAGCCGCCCAACGTGAGATCGACCCATCCGTCGAGTTCCCAGGGCATGTGTTCCGAGCCGTCGACGGACACGGCGTCGTCAGGCCTCCAACGTTGATGATCTCGTTGAGGAAGCTCTAGGGCATCTTCCGATGCTGAGCAACAGACTCGAGATACGGTACCCGAAGCACCTTTCCGAGTCAGTGAGCCAGGCTCTGTACGCGAATGATCTGTATGAGCACGTCGACTCCCTGCTCGGATACGGGCTCGCACAGCACGGCGCGCCCGAAGGACACCACGTCACGCGATTCGGCTGGCAGCGCTACCTGGCGCTCGAGCAGGTAGCCATCGAGAACGGACCCATGGGTGCCGATGAGCTCCATGTGTCCGACGATGAACCTGCCGAAGCATGGGAAGGCGCCGACAAGGAAGCCGCACGATACGATGAGTGGGTCGCAGATGTGACGCGCGGACTGGCAGAGACGACACCGACCGCCGCCGCGCAGGCCTCCGAGCTTGCGCCGTTTGTGCGGTTCATGCGCCGATCGGTTGAGAACCAAGTCTACTTTCATCTCCTGTACGGTCCTGAGGTCTACAACCCGTGGCAGCCGCTGGCTCGCATCCTCGAGCGCGGCATACTGCTGTCAGCGGGAGCCGGTAAGACACCGGATCGCACTGACTTGACATTCCACTCGCGCGGACGGACCGGTCGTACCGGCAGCATGACCGTAGGGCCCAGATATGTCGCGCAGCAGATCGTCTACGACTACCTGTCTCGTGAGGCTCAGGGCTTCCGTGAGCCGAAGAACGGCGAGCAATTGGTCGCTCGCCTGGAGAGGATCAACGATCCGCACGTGCAGGACCAGATCAAGGGGCTCCTTAAGAAGGAAACCCTTCAGGTCCAGGTTCTTGCGCCGATGAAGCGCGCCGGAGTCATCGGGTCAGTCAATGCTGGCTATTTCGTGTTGACGACACCGGAGGACTGCGAGCAAAGCATCGCCTTCCATGACTCCAAGGTGAATGCCATGCGGATCGTCATTGATGCCACGAAGAGGACGCGGGAAGCGCTCGAGACGAACCGCATCGCGTAAGCGTGCCTACGCCACACCGAACGGCAGCGGCTCGCCTCGCAGACCTGCCATGAGGTTCTCGTATGCCATCGTCGCCATGCGCATGCGCGTCTGGACCGTCGCGCTCCCTAGGTGCGGCGCGATGACCACGTTCTCCAGCGACAGCAGCGGATGATCCGCCGGGATCGGCTCCGGCTCCGTCACGTCGAGGGCGGCTCCGGCGATCCGACCCGACGCCAGCGCGTCGTAGAGCGCCGCGTGATCCACGACGCCCCCGCGCGCGATGTTCACCAGGATCGCGTTCGGCTTCATCAGGGCGAGTTCCGCCGACCCGATGAGATGGCGCGTCTCCGGCGTCATCGGCGGATGGAGCGTCACGAAGTCCGACTGGCGGAGCAGGTCGGACAGCTCCGCGTACTCGATGCCCAGCTCCGCCTCCCAGTCGGGACGGCGCGTCCGCTTGTAGTAGAGCACGCGCATGTCGAAGCCCAGCGCCCGTTTGGCAACGGCGTACCCGATCCGCCCCATCCCCACAATCCCCAGCGTCGCGTGGTGGACCTCCTGACCCCAGAGGATGTTCGGGTCGTAGTAACCCCACTCCCCGGCGCGGACATAGCGCGACCCGCGCACGACGTTTCGCGCCGCGCTCAGCAGCAGGGCAAAGGTCATGTCCGCCGTCGCGTCGCTCAGGACGCCCGG
This window encodes:
- a CDS encoding type II toxin-antitoxin system RelE/ParE family toxin — encoded protein: MRRRLGVAHQLRIKAAATQEIRDLPQDIQQRIRKRIRELVDAPRPRGTKKLVGEEGVYRVRVGAYRIIYSINDSLQVIHILQVVKRGGAYQD
- a CDS encoding site-specific DNA-methyltransferase; translated protein: MSEPSNATGAARDWHTELAAFRDFGTPTRITETRVDDACVPTYINEFWTSKQRAAHSLHEVSYRACFKPQLPRFFLERLSAPGDVVYDPFMGRGTTLLEAALRGRVPFGCDINPLSRLLIRPRLNPPTLDAVIDRLRDIPLVPTEPLPSDLLVFYHPDTLAEIVALRQYLLRSDGDPVDDWIRMVAVNRLTGHSPGFFSVYTLPPNQAVSVESQAKINARRNQTPPRRSVPELILRKSRSLLSRTDAGTRERLASVAGHVRLLTGDCAVTPEISSDSVRLIVTSPPFLDIVDYAQDNWLRCWFCDIDADRVPMRLYRRLEDWQEAMTGAFRELRRVLVPGGHVAFEVGEVRGGSVRLEETVVRCGFDAGMEPVLVLINDQEFTKTANVWGVDNRRKGTNTNRVVVLRKPA
- a CDS encoding class I SAM-dependent methyltransferase; the protein is MVHDTLEIGAGDGRFAEKYLPDAVVTDGDSGKAHNAGIDVICRAEELSFLDNAFQKVVAVNPYEFGFRDEQGATSLLTSVGQVLRQGGLFNIYASGANPHCQRAKVARFAPALGFAVAAQREIDPSVEFPGHVFRAVDGHGVVRPPTLMISLRKL
- a CDS encoding D-glycerate dehydrogenase → MSDRPRVFITRPIPAEIADRIRETCDVDMWHTSAVTPPIADRLPDLDGLLTYGHEAVTDAMMATAPRLRVISNMGVGTDHIDSRAAKTRGIQVGNTPGVLSDATADMTFALLLSAARNVVRGSRYVRAGEWGYYDPNILWGQEVHHATLGIVGMGRIGYAVAKRALGFDMRVLYYKRTRRPDWEAELGIEYAELSDLLRQSDFVTLHPPMTPETRHLIGSAELALMKPNAILVNIARGGVVDHAALYDALASGRIAGAALDVTEPEPIPADHPLLSLENVVIAPHLGSATVQTRMRMATMAYENLMAGLRGEPLPFGVA
- a CDS encoding glutamate--tRNA ligase, whose amino-acid sequence is MEPRALLGRTPRPRGREDVVNPSPVRVRFAPSPTGYLHIGGARTALFNWLYARHYGGTFILRIDDTDEQRSTEASTAAIFDAMRWLGLDWDEGPDVGGPHEPYFQSERVARHQECARRLLDEGSAYYCYCTKDELEAKRKEAEQAKRPYRYDGRCRDLTADERAAFEREGRTRVVRLKVESQTIRVPDLVLGDVVFEANTLDDFIIMRHNFTPLYNYSSAIDDEDLAITHVIRGQDHLSNTPKQILICRALGIEPPQFAHIPMVHNMQGQKLSKRDGAVSVSEYREMGYLPDAMVNYLVRLSWSADGVEEVFTVDELVRKFDLDRVGRSPSRFDPQKLLWLNSQYIARRSVSERTDMAVPFLEGAGLNLSGVPRAELEQIVESVGDRLRTLPDIVTYTSYFFDDDYAYDDAAVKKWFKAADALDVLTQAADFIETVEPFDAATVEARVSEWVGTLDAKPIQVLQPLRVAVTGRMVGPGLYEVLALLGRSRVVERLRRAAERIRLAWRVP